The Actinomycetota bacterium DNA segment ATGAACGACGGACCGGAGAGCCTCCATCGCGCTGACCGTCCCTTGCCAGCCGGCCCCTGTGGCGATGCACCCGACCGGTCGATCCGCGAAGTACGGCCTGGCGTCTTCCCGCACGTCCTCGGTGTAGTCCAAGGCGTTCTTCACCAAACCCGAGATCGTTCCGTGGTACCCGGGGGTCGCCACGATGATGCCGTCGGCGCGCCGCACCGCCTCGACCAGGTCGCGTGCCTCGTCGGCGCGTTCGGGCCTCTCCGGGGCGTAGTGCGGCAGCTTTTCAAGCGTCGGGCCGTCGAACATGACCACATCGGCGCCCTCCTTCTCGGCGACGCCGAGCGCGTACCGCAGCGCTTTCTCGGTCGAGGAGTTCGCGCGCGTGGTCCCGCCGATGCCGACGACGACCGGCTTCCGCTCCGCCATCCTCGCCTCCCTCCGCGATCCTTTACGCGAACGACGAGCCGAGCCGCTCGATGTCGAGCTCGTGCCCGAGCTTGTCCCGCTTGGCGCGAAGGTATCGCAGATTCTGCGGCGTGGGTACCGTCTCGAGCTCGATGCGCTCGACGATCGACAAGCCGTACCCTTCGAGACCCGCGCGCTTGGCCGGGTTGTTCGTGATCAGCCGCAACGTCGTGAGACCGAGATCGACCAGGATTTGGGCGCCGGTCCCGTAGTCGCGGGCATCGGCCGGGAACCCGAGCGTCTCGTTCGCCTCGACGGTGTCCTCGCCCGCGTCCTGCAAGCCGTACGCGCGGAGCTTGTGCATCATTCCGATGCCGCGCCCCTCGTGGCCGCGGATGTAAACGATCACGCCCTCCCCTTCGGTCGCGATCACGCGCATCGCTTCCCGGAGCTGCGAGCCGCAGTCGCACCGCAGGCTGCCGAAGACGTCGCCGGTGAGACACTCGGAGTGCATCCGCACGAG contains these protein-coding regions:
- a CDS encoding NAD(P)H-dependent oxidoreductase encodes the protein MAERKPVVVGIGGTTRANSSTEKALRYALGVAEKEGADVVMFDGPTLEKLPHYAPERPERADEARDLVEAVRRADGIIVATPGYHGTISGLVKNALDYTEDVREDARPYFADRPVGCIATGAGWQGTVSAMEALRSVVHALRGWPTPLGAAINTAQPAFSPDGDPIEEKVAFQLATVAREVLQFIRWRDGS
- the ribA gene encoding GTP cyclohydrolase II, which gives rise to FRTPGHVFPLRYHPGGVLERAGHTEAAVDLARLAGFEPAGAICEIMNADGSMARLEDLIAVARTHGLHLITIADLIAYRLRHETHVRRMAEAEIPTPYGPFRALCYESWLDGRQHLALIYGAPEGKPEALVRMHSECLTGDVFGSLRCDCGSQLREAMRVIATEGEGVIVYIRGHEGRGIGMMHKLRAYGLQDAGEDTVEANETLGFPADARDYGTGAQILVDLGLTTLRLITNNPAKRAGLEGYGLSIVERIELETVPTPQNLRYLRAKRDKLGHELDIERLGSSFA